The following are encoded in a window of Chitinophagaceae bacterium genomic DNA:
- the lptB gene encoding LPS export ABC transporter ATP-binding protein, protein MLNLTIQTRGLVKVYGSRTVVNHVSFEVKQGEIVGLLGPNGAGKTTSFYQVVGLVKPDEGEVFLNDINITKLPMYKRAQMGIGYLPQEASVFRKLSVEDNILAVLEMTKLSKKQQKEKMETLLDEFNLQRVRKNNGDTLSGGERRRTEIARALAVDPKFILLDEPFAGVDPIAVEDIQGIVAKLKFRNIGILITDHNVNETLSICDRAYLLIDGKIFTHGTAEELAGDEQVRRLYLGKNFELKRKDYLHDEAAR, encoded by the coding sequence ATGTTGAATTTAACCATACAAACCAGGGGCCTCGTAAAAGTTTATGGCAGCCGCACCGTTGTAAACCATGTTTCCTTTGAGGTAAAACAGGGGGAGATCGTTGGTTTGCTCGGGCCCAATGGCGCCGGTAAAACCACCTCGTTCTACCAGGTGGTGGGACTTGTTAAGCCTGATGAAGGAGAGGTTTTTCTCAATGATATCAATATCACAAAGCTCCCCATGTACAAAAGGGCGCAAATGGGTATTGGCTATTTGCCACAGGAAGCGAGTGTTTTCAGGAAGTTAAGTGTGGAAGATAATATCCTGGCGGTGCTGGAAATGACCAAACTCAGCAAAAAGCAGCAAAAAGAAAAAATGGAGACTCTGCTGGACGAGTTCAACCTGCAGCGGGTACGTAAAAATAACGGCGATACCCTCAGTGGCGGCGAAAGGCGGCGAACCGAAATTGCCCGGGCCCTGGCAGTGGACCCTAAATTCATTTTACTCGATGAGCCCTTTGCCGGCGTTGACCCGATCGCGGTGGAGGACATACAGGGGATCGTTGCCAAACTGAAGTTCAGGAATATCGGGATACTTATCACCGACCATAACGTGAACGAAACCCTTTCCATCTGCGACCGGGCTTACCTGCTCATCGACGGAAAGATATTCACCCACGGCACGGCTGAAGAACTGGCCGGTGACGAACAGGTACGCCGCCTCTACCTCGGTAAGAACTTTGAATTAAAGCGCAAGGATTATTTACATGATGAAGCTGCCCGATAA
- a CDS encoding GH3 auxin-responsive promoter family protein: MKLLSPAISKLARMRLWRIENWSSHPVAVQREVLQELVTAAQYTEFGRKYNFSKLFTLREFKKNVPIHEYDDIKPYILRMMEGEENILWNTPVKWFAKSSGTTSDKSKFIPISEESLYDNHFKASKDVLSYYYKNFPSSDLLTGKGLVVGGSHQISKVNEDIQYGDLSAVLMQNSPFWGQWIRTPELSVALLDEWEMKIEKLAQITANENVTSIAGVPTWTLLLLKRILEIKGKSTIREVWPNLELYINGGVSFIPYKDQFDKLIGEKINYLEIYNASEGFIAAQVKPDDDGMLLFTEHGIFYEFMPVEEYKKKDPVTVGLKDVVPGKNYALIISTTGGLWRYLIGDTIQFTSLDPYKIKISGRLKHYMNAFGEEVIVDNSDKAIAMASERTNAVVNDYTAAPVYFSENNNGAHEWLIEFEKDPDDFELFITELDKALKNINSDYEAKRHKNIALRMPIVHKLPKGTFMEWLRRKGKLGGQHKVPRLSNDRQILEEILTIKNIGPV, translated from the coding sequence ATGAAACTGCTCTCTCCCGCCATATCCAAATTAGCCCGTATGCGTCTCTGGCGTATCGAGAACTGGAGCAGCCATCCCGTGGCCGTTCAGCGGGAGGTATTGCAGGAGCTGGTCACCGCAGCCCAATACACCGAATTTGGCAGGAAGTATAATTTCTCAAAACTGTTCACCCTGCGGGAATTCAAAAAAAATGTTCCCATTCATGAGTACGACGACATAAAGCCCTATATCCTGCGGATGATGGAAGGGGAAGAGAATATCCTGTGGAATACCCCGGTGAAATGGTTCGCCAAATCTTCGGGCACCACCTCCGACAAAAGTAAGTTCATTCCCATCAGCGAGGAAAGCCTGTACGACAACCACTTTAAAGCCAGCAAGGATGTGCTGAGTTATTACTATAAAAATTTCCCGTCCAGCGACCTGCTGACCGGTAAAGGACTGGTTGTGGGTGGTTCTCACCAGATCAGTAAGGTAAACGAAGACATACAGTATGGCGACCTCAGTGCCGTGCTGATGCAAAATTCCCCTTTCTGGGGACAGTGGATACGGACGCCCGAGTTAAGCGTGGCCCTGCTGGACGAGTGGGAAATGAAAATTGAAAAACTGGCACAGATCACGGCCAACGAGAATGTTACCTCCATTGCAGGAGTACCCACCTGGACCCTTCTTTTATTAAAGCGGATCCTGGAGATAAAAGGTAAATCAACCATCCGGGAAGTGTGGCCGAATTTAGAGCTCTACATCAACGGGGGCGTTTCATTCATTCCTTACAAAGACCAGTTTGATAAGCTCATTGGTGAAAAAATAAACTACCTGGAAATATACAATGCCAGCGAGGGCTTTATCGCTGCGCAGGTAAAACCGGATGACGATGGCATGTTGTTATTCACCGAACATGGTATTTTTTATGAGTTCATGCCGGTGGAAGAATACAAAAAGAAAGACCCGGTAACGGTTGGTTTAAAAGACGTTGTTCCCGGGAAGAACTATGCCCTCATCATCAGCACCACCGGCGGGTTGTGGCGATACCTCATCGGCGATACCATACAGTTCACCAGCCTTGATCCATACAAGATAAAAATCAGCGGAAGGCTGAAGCACTATATGAATGCCTTTGGCGAGGAGGTGATCGTTGATAATTCTGATAAAGCCATTGCAATGGCTTCTGAAAGAACAAATGCCGTGGTGAACGATTATACGGCCGCCCCGGTTTATTTCAGTGAGAACAACAACGGCGCACACGAGTGGCTGATCGAATTTGAAAAAGATCCGGATGATTTTGAATTATTTATCACCGAGCTGGATAAAGCTCTTAAAAATATAAACAGCGATTACGAAGCCAAGCGGCATAAGAATATCGCGTTACGCATGCCCATTGTTCATAAACTTCCTAAGGGAACATTCATGGAATGGTTGCGGAGAAAAGGCAAATTAGGCGGGCAGCATAAGGTTCCCCGGCTGAGCAACGACCGGCAGATCCTGGAGGAAATACTTACCATAAAAAATATCGGGCCTGTTTAA
- the fabG gene encoding 3-oxoacyl-[acyl-carrier-protein] reductase, with the protein MKLLEGKNAIITGAARGIGEGIALKFAAQGCNIAFTYVSDNSAEKAKALEEKLAAMGVKAKAWKSNAGDYAACEGFVNDVLKEFGAVDICVNNAGISKDNLLLRMTPEQWDEVMQVNLKSVFNMTKQVIRPMMKARSGSIINMSSVIGEMGNAGQSSYAASKAGIIGFTKSVAKELGSRNIRCNAVAPGFVETDMTHYLKEGEGAEKYKADIPLGRFASTEDIANVCLFLACDMGSYITGQVISACGGLNI; encoded by the coding sequence ATGAAATTATTAGAAGGAAAGAACGCCATCATCACCGGGGCTGCCCGGGGCATCGGCGAAGGCATTGCGTTAAAATTTGCGGCGCAGGGGTGCAATATTGCATTTACCTATGTAAGCGATAATAGTGCAGAAAAAGCAAAAGCACTGGAAGAAAAGCTGGCTGCCATGGGCGTAAAGGCAAAAGCATGGAAAAGCAATGCGGGTGATTATGCCGCCTGTGAAGGCTTTGTAAACGATGTGCTGAAAGAATTCGGCGCCGTGGACATCTGTGTGAACAATGCCGGCATATCAAAAGATAATTTATTGCTCCGGATGACGCCTGAGCAATGGGACGAAGTGATGCAGGTGAACCTGAAAAGTGTTTTCAACATGACCAAGCAGGTGATACGCCCCATGATGAAGGCAAGAAGCGGCAGCATCATCAATATGAGCAGCGTGATCGGCGAAATGGGCAATGCCGGCCAGAGCAGTTATGCGGCCAGCAAAGCGGGCATCATCGGTTTTACCAAGAGTGTTGCCAAAGAACTGGGCAGCCGTAATATCCGGTGCAATGCGGTTGCCCCGGGCTTTGTGGAAACCGATATGACCCATTACCTGAAAGAAGGCGAAGGCGCTGAAAAATATAAGGCTGATATCCCGTTGGGAAGATTTGCCAGTACCGAAGACATTGCCAATGTCTGCCTGTTCCTGGCCTGTGATATGGGCAGCTATATTACCGGGCAGGTGATAAGCGCCTGTGGCGGATTGAATATTTAA
- a CDS encoding DUF2309 domain-containing protein, translated as MSNHSFDEAHVIHELKHFLPSQQALKDFIHHNSLHAFQHMKFYDAIFKASKIFGYQVHLQLPEFRELHKTGRIREDVLQMVIAGKKGKGAVAGWKQKLTAAEYDTNNLSRIGQLRKYWKEVYHIDLDNKVHPLLFRILCAFLDQGIAVESFPVAGKPFMESLKELEQKSFTSFFKTRAVRQKFLSGDYSIAGLLTTIVGKEEYFEQYLFDQQFSHHGWSGFVSAVEDNPQTLLDRKIITLKELVEFELLMELDALNHQLGKKWQPLADHVAEPPLDLFADVPKTELAEVLELWQDAFEWSYYDSVLKGITIASPRPPSNEKTFQAIFCIDEREDSIRRHIEAVDKNCETFGAPGFFGVEFYFQQEGSKFYDKLCPAPVTPKYLIKEYDAKEPRKDEPIYTKLTHGFFTGFVLSITYGFWALGKKMQMMFSPKMSPAISNAYGHMDRQSALTIENRDPADVENGLQIGYTVDEMTARAEGFLRGIGLVKNFAPIVYIVAHGSSSANNPHHGAHDCGACSGRPGATNARVQAFILNHKKVRENLASKGILIPGSTQFIGSMHDTAADVMGYYDEGVLSAGNAGEHLINKQNFETALNLNAKERSRRFASINTRQRLEQVRKAIHDRSVSLFEPRPELGHGTNTLAIIGHRQTTKGLFLDRRAFLNSYDHATDPDGSILTAVMRPIGLVCGGINLEYYFSRVDNIKMGAGTKLPHNVMGLFGVANSSDGDLRPGLPWQMIEVHDPVRLLVIVEHKPDIVLKAIQSTPEVFEWYRNEWVHVVALHPEEEQFYYFRNGVFEKYEPITASEEIKTIHNMEKFLEGAKEMETNHIVHATEENLPVYLLD; from the coding sequence ATGAGCAACCATTCCTTTGACGAAGCACATGTTATTCATGAACTGAAACATTTTTTGCCTTCGCAGCAGGCCTTGAAGGATTTTATCCATCACAACTCCCTGCATGCTTTTCAGCACATGAAATTTTATGATGCCATTTTCAAGGCATCAAAGATTTTCGGCTACCAGGTGCACCTGCAGTTACCCGAATTCCGGGAACTGCATAAAACAGGACGCATCCGGGAAGATGTGCTTCAGATGGTGATCGCCGGCAAAAAAGGAAAAGGAGCCGTTGCAGGATGGAAACAAAAACTTACCGCTGCAGAATACGATACCAATAACCTTTCGCGGATCGGGCAGTTAAGAAAATACTGGAAAGAGGTCTACCATATCGACCTGGATAACAAAGTTCATCCCCTGCTGTTCCGCATCCTCTGTGCTTTTTTAGACCAGGGCATTGCCGTTGAAAGTTTCCCGGTTGCCGGTAAACCATTCATGGAAAGCCTGAAGGAGCTGGAGCAAAAAAGTTTCACCAGCTTCTTTAAAACCCGGGCAGTCCGTCAAAAATTCCTGTCGGGCGACTATTCCATTGCCGGACTTTTAACGACCATTGTTGGAAAAGAAGAATATTTTGAACAGTATTTATTTGACCAGCAGTTTTCCCATCATGGATGGAGTGGTTTTGTTTCTGCGGTGGAAGACAACCCACAGACCTTGCTCGACCGGAAAATAATTACCCTGAAGGAACTGGTGGAGTTTGAATTGCTGATGGAGCTGGATGCGCTGAACCACCAGCTCGGAAAAAAATGGCAGCCGCTGGCCGATCATGTTGCAGAACCACCGCTTGACTTATTTGCGGATGTTCCTAAAACAGAATTAGCCGAAGTACTGGAATTGTGGCAGGATGCCTTTGAATGGAGCTATTATGATTCGGTGCTCAAGGGGATCACGATCGCCTCACCGAGGCCCCCGTCAAATGAAAAAACATTCCAGGCCATCTTCTGCATTGATGAACGGGAGGATTCTATCCGCCGGCATATCGAAGCGGTGGATAAGAACTGCGAAACATTCGGCGCCCCGGGATTTTTTGGGGTGGAGTTCTATTTTCAGCAGGAAGGAAGCAAGTTTTATGATAAACTCTGTCCTGCACCGGTAACACCCAAATACCTGATCAAAGAATACGATGCAAAGGAACCCCGGAAGGACGAGCCGATCTATACCAAGCTTACGCATGGATTTTTCACCGGCTTTGTTTTAAGCATCACGTATGGTTTTTGGGCGTTGGGAAAAAAGATGCAGATGATGTTCAGCCCGAAAATGAGCCCGGCCATTTCAAATGCATACGGGCATATGGACAGGCAATCTGCGCTAACAATAGAAAACAGGGACCCAGCCGATGTAGAGAATGGATTGCAGATCGGCTATACTGTTGATGAAATGACGGCAAGGGCCGAAGGTTTTTTACGTGGCATCGGGCTGGTTAAAAATTTTGCGCCTATCGTTTACATTGTAGCGCACGGAAGCAGCAGCGCCAACAATCCACACCACGGCGCTCACGATTGCGGGGCCTGCAGCGGAAGACCGGGCGCCACCAACGCAAGGGTACAGGCATTTATTCTCAATCATAAAAAAGTGAGGGAAAACCTGGCATCAAAAGGGATCCTGATCCCCGGCTCCACGCAGTTCATCGGCAGCATGCATGATACGGCAGCCGATGTGATGGGTTATTACGACGAAGGAGTTCTGAGCGCCGGGAATGCAGGCGAACACCTCATCAACAAACAGAATTTTGAAACAGCGCTGAACCTAAACGCCAAAGAAAGAAGCAGGCGTTTTGCATCCATCAATACCCGGCAGCGGCTGGAGCAGGTACGTAAAGCCATTCACGACCGTTCGGTTTCTTTGTTTGAACCCCGGCCGGAACTGGGCCATGGCACGAACACGCTTGCCATCATCGGCCACAGGCAAACAACCAAGGGCCTGTTCCTCGACCGCCGTGCATTCCTGAACAGCTATGATCATGCAACTGATCCCGACGGATCCATTCTTACTGCGGTGATGCGGCCGATCGGGCTGGTTTGCGGGGGCATCAACCTGGAATATTATTTCTCACGGGTGGATAATATTAAAATGGGCGCCGGCACCAAACTGCCGCACAATGTAATGGGCCTTTTTGGTGTGGCCAACAGCAGCGATGGCGACCTGCGGCCCGGCCTGCCCTGGCAGATGATCGAAGTGCACGACCCGGTACGATTGCTGGTGATCGTTGAACACAAACCGGATATTGTTTTAAAAGCCATTCAGTCCACACCGGAAGTATTTGAGTGGTACCGGAATGAATGGGTACACGTGGTGGCGCTGCACCCGGAAGAAGAACAGTTTTATTATTTCAGGAACGGGGTGTTTGAAAAATATGAACCCATCACCGCTTCGGAAGAAATAAAGACCATCCACAACATGGAGAAATTCTTAGAAGGGGCAAAAGAAATGGAGACCAACCACATTGTGCATGCAACGGAAGAAAACCTGCCGGTGTACCTGCTGGATTAG
- a CDS encoding carbonic anhydrase (macrophage inducible 5; Mig-5) has translation MRVHTKETQASLTPRMALEILQEGNARFVKNLKAQRDLLGQVNATRDGQWPFATILSCIDSRTSSELIFDQGLGDVFSVRIAGNIVNTDILGSMEFACKVAGSKLIVVLGHTKCGAVKGACDHVEMGNLTELLSKLQPAVYAESETTAIDKRNSKNGKFVENVATLNVKRGVKNIIERSFILEEMLDKGEIGIVGAMYNIDTGKVEFYKDVSYIKDEKNPKFSLAELRH, from the coding sequence ATGAGAGTTCATACAAAAGAAACACAAGCCAGTTTAACGCCCAGGATGGCATTGGAAATATTACAGGAAGGGAATGCCCGGTTTGTAAAAAATTTAAAAGCACAAAGGGATCTATTAGGCCAGGTGAATGCCACCCGTGACGGACAATGGCCATTTGCCACCATACTTAGCTGTATTGACAGCCGCACTTCTTCTGAGTTGATCTTCGACCAGGGATTGGGCGATGTTTTTTCTGTCAGGATCGCCGGTAATATTGTGAATACAGATATACTGGGCAGCATGGAGTTTGCCTGTAAAGTAGCAGGATCAAAGCTGATCGTCGTTCTTGGACACACCAAATGCGGGGCAGTAAAAGGCGCCTGCGACCATGTAGAAATGGGAAACCTTACCGAGCTGTTGTCCAAATTGCAACCCGCTGTTTATGCCGAATCTGAAACAACTGCCATCGATAAGCGGAATTCAAAAAACGGAAAATTTGTTGAGAATGTAGCTACGTTGAATGTGAAGCGTGGTGTGAAGAATATTATTGAACGCAGTTTTATCCTGGAGGAAATGCTGGACAAAGGCGAAATAGGTATTGTGGGGGCCATGTATAATATTGATACCGGTAAAGTGGAGTTTTATAAAGATGTATCATACATAAAGGATGAAAAAAATCCCAAATTCAGCTTAGCGGAACTAAGGCATTAA
- a CDS encoding SulP family inorganic anion transporter: MKNNNLFKEFKSDLPASIVVFFVAVPLCLGIALASGAPLFSGIIAGIVGGIIVGIASGSSLGVSGPAAGLAVIVLTAITTLGSWPAFLLAVVIAGFIQLALGFAKAGFIAYFFPSSVIKGMLTGIGLLIILKQIPHALGWDKDAEGDDAFLQADGQNTFTEISKALDFITPGAVLIAVISLAILILWDSVLTKKHKIFQLIQGPIVVVILGIVMNYLFKSGTLDFSLAEDQVVRLPVANNLTEFFNQFTFPDFSAITNFEVWKIAIVLAIVASLETLLSVEATDKMDPNKRITPTNRELKAQGLGNIFSGLIGGLPVTQVIVRSSANISFGGKTKLSAILHGVFLLISAITIAGVLNMIPLASLAAILFMVGYKLAKPVLFKQMYKLGWEQFVPFLATVVGILLTDLLKGITIGILFGIFYTLRHSYRNSHYMKETVTTEEGHEVHHLVLAEEVSFFNKASVIKELEEIPENSKVIIDCTNSRSIAYDVVELIRDFRSNAKTKNITVETIRFIEPA; this comes from the coding sequence ATGAAGAACAATAACCTATTTAAGGAATTTAAGAGTGATCTTCCGGCCAGCATTGTCGTATTTTTTGTTGCAGTGCCCTTATGCCTGGGTATTGCATTGGCATCGGGAGCGCCACTTTTTTCCGGCATCATCGCAGGAATTGTGGGGGGTATCATTGTAGGTATTGCAAGCGGTTCATCATTGGGGGTTAGCGGTCCTGCTGCCGGCCTGGCTGTAATTGTATTAACCGCCATCACCACCCTGGGTTCCTGGCCTGCTTTTTTACTGGCGGTTGTAATAGCCGGATTTATTCAACTGGCACTCGGCTTTGCCAAAGCTGGTTTTATCGCCTACTTTTTTCCCTCTTCCGTCATTAAAGGAATGCTTACGGGCATCGGGCTTCTCATAATCTTAAAACAAATTCCACACGCTTTAGGCTGGGATAAGGACGCAGAAGGGGATGATGCTTTTTTACAGGCAGACGGGCAAAATACGTTTACCGAGATATCAAAGGCGCTGGATTTTATTACCCCCGGGGCTGTTTTGATAGCAGTCATCTCTTTAGCTATATTGATATTGTGGGATTCGGTGTTAACAAAAAAACATAAAATCTTTCAGTTGATACAAGGCCCCATTGTTGTGGTAATTCTTGGTATCGTAATGAATTACCTGTTTAAATCGGGAACACTGGATTTCAGTTTAGCCGAAGACCAGGTTGTAAGGCTTCCGGTTGCAAATAATTTAACGGAGTTTTTTAACCAGTTCACCTTTCCGGATTTTTCAGCCATAACGAATTTTGAGGTCTGGAAAATAGCCATTGTATTGGCCATTGTTGCCAGCCTGGAAACACTGCTGAGTGTTGAAGCTACAGACAAAATGGACCCCAATAAAAGAATTACACCTACCAACAGGGAATTGAAAGCCCAGGGACTTGGAAATATATTTTCAGGATTAATAGGAGGCTTGCCTGTTACACAGGTTATAGTACGCAGCTCAGCCAATATTTCTTTTGGTGGCAAAACAAAATTATCGGCCATCCTTCACGGGGTGTTTTTATTGATCAGCGCTATTACCATTGCCGGTGTGTTGAATATGATCCCGCTTGCCAGTTTAGCTGCCATTTTATTCATGGTGGGTTATAAATTAGCGAAGCCCGTTCTATTTAAGCAGATGTACAAACTGGGTTGGGAACAGTTTGTTCCTTTTTTAGCAACCGTTGTAGGAATTTTGTTGACCGACCTGTTAAAAGGAATTACCATCGGCATACTATTTGGTATTTTTTACACACTCCGCCATAGCTACCGGAATTCGCATTACATGAAAGAAACGGTGACAACAGAAGAAGGACATGAAGTACATCACCTCGTGCTGGCAGAAGAGGTTTCCTTTTTTAATAAGGCCAGTGTTATAAAAGAGCTGGAAGAGATCCCGGAAAATTCAAAAGTTATCATTGATTGCACCAATTCCAGGTCCATTGCATACGATGTAGTGGAACTCATCCGCGATTTCAGAAGCAATGCGAAGACTAAAAATATAACGGTAGAAACGATCCGGTTCATTGAACCGGCTTAA